In Falco cherrug isolate bFalChe1 chromosome 5, bFalChe1.pri, whole genome shotgun sequence, one DNA window encodes the following:
- the CHD4 gene encoding chromodomain-helicase-DNA-binding protein 4 isoform X8 produces MASAIGSPSPCSGGSDDDEMEILLNNAIPQHPEPEEEPEEELLSEAETPKIKKKKKPKKLKEPKVPKLSKRQKKELGDSSGEGNEFVEEEEEVLRSDSEGSDYTPGKKKKKKLGPKKEKKNKAKRKEEEEEEEEDDDSKEPKSSAQLLEDWGMEDIDHVFTEEDYRTLTNYKAFSQFVRPLIAAKNPKIAVSKMMMVLGAKWREFSTNNPFKGSSGASVAAAAAAAVAVVESMVTNVDAVLPQPPVDVPLRKAKTKEGKGPNARRKPKASPRIPDIKKPKTKKVAPLKIKLGGFGSKRKRSSSEDDDLDVESDFDDASINSYSVSDGSTSRSSRSRKKLKAGKKKKKGEEDSTVAVDGYETDHQDYCEVCQQGGEIILCDTCPRAYHMVCLDPDMEKAPEGKWSCPHCEKEGIQWEAKEDNSEGEEILEDVVGDAEEEDDHHMEFCRVCKDGGELLCCDACPSSYHIHCLNPPLPEIPNGEWLCPRCTCPALKGKVQKILIWKWGQPPVGPPPPRPPDADPNAPPPKPLEGRPERQFFVKWQGMSYWHCSWVSELQLELHCQVMFRNYQRKNDMDEPPSGDFGGEEEKSRKRKNKDPKYAEMEERFYRYGIKPEWMMIHRILNHSVDKKGNVHYLIKWRDLPYDQASWESEDVDIQDYDLYKQAYWNHRELMRGEEGRPGKKLKKVKMRKLERPPETPTVDPTVKYDRQPEYLDVTGGTLHPYQLEGLNWLRFSWAQGTDTILADEMGLGKTVQTAVFLYSLYKEGHSKGPFLVSAPLSTIINWEREFEMWAPDMYVVTYVGDKDSRAIIRENEFTFEDNAIRGGKKASRMKKEAAVKFHVLLTSYELITIDMAILGSIDWACLIVDEAHRLKNNQSKFFRVLNGYSLQHKLLLTGTPLQNNLEELFHLLNFLTPERFHNLEGFLEEFADIAKEDQIKKLHDMLGPHMLRRLKADVFKNMPSKTELIVRVELSPMQKKYYKYILTRNFEALNARGGGNQVSLLNVVMDLKKCCNHPYLFPVAAMEAPKMPNGMYDGSALIRASGKLLLLQKMLKNLKEGGHRVLIFSQMTKMLDLLEDFLEHEGYKYERIDGGITGNMRQEAIDRFNAPGAQQFCFLLSTRAGGLGINLATADTVIIYDSDWNPHNDIQAFSRAHRIGQNKKVMIYRFVTRASVEERITQVAKKKMMLTHLVVRPGLGSKTGSMSKQELDDILKFGTEELFKDEATEGGDNKEGEDSSVIHYDDKAIERLLDRNQDETEDTELQGMNEYLSSFKVAQYVVREEEMGEEEEVEREIIKQEESVDPDYWEKLLRHHYEQQQEDLARNLGKGKRIRKQVNYNDGSQEDRDWQDDQSDNQSDYSVASEEGDEDFDERSEAARRPSRKGLRNDKDKPLPPLLARVGGNIEVLGFNARQRKAFLNAIMRYGMPPQDAFTTQWLVRDLRGKSEKEFKAYVSLFMRHLCEPGADGAETFADGVPREGLSRQHVLTRIGVMSLIRKKVQEFEHVNGRWSMPELAEIEENKKLSQPSSPSPKTPTPSTPGDTQPNTPAPVPPAEEGVKVEEGTSAKEQGESSEPEKELGASATETEVPMEQCTQPVETPPQEAKSPVNPAEADEKKVEEPEVKERPDEPMEVESKADLEKVEDRAPIENAPEPPIITLDEKDEKKDDDKRDVVMLQNGEMLKESVDERHKKAVKQRFMFNIADGGFTELHSLWQNEERAATVTKKTYEIWHRRHDYWLLAGIINHGYARWQDIQNDPRYAILNEPFKGEMNRGNFLEIKNKFLARRFKLLEQALVIEEQLRRAAYLNMSEDPSHPSMALNTRFAEVECLAESHQHLSKESMAGNKPANAVLHKVLKQLEELLSDMKADVTRLPATIARIPPVAVRLQMSERNILSRLANRSSEPPPPPPPQQVAQQQ; encoded by the exons GAGCCGAAGTCATCTGCTCAGCTTCTTGAAGACTGGGGCATGGAGGATATTGATCATGTCTTCACAGAGGAGGATTACCGCACTCTCACCAATTACAAAGCTTTCAGCCAGTTTGTCAG GCCACTTATTGCAGCCAAGAACCCTAAAATAGCAGTGTCGAAGATGATGATGGTACTGGGAGCCAAATGGAGGGAGTTTAGCACGAACAACCCCTTCAAGGGGAGTTCAGGTGCatctgtggcagctgctgcagctgcagctgttgcaGTGGTGGAAAGCATGGTGACAAATGTGGATGCTGTCCTGCCGCAGCCCCCTGTAGATGTGCCGCTCAGGAAAGCCAAGACAAAGGAGGGCAAAG GACCCAATGCCCGGCGGAAGCCAAAGGCCAGTCCTCGTATTCCTGATATCAAGAAACCTAAAACAAAGAAGGTGGCACCTTTGAAGATCAAACTGGGAGGATTTGGTTCCAAGCGTAAAAGGTCATCG AGTGAAGATGATGATCTGGATGTGGAGTCAGACTTTGATGATGCCAGCATCAACAGCTACTCTGTTTCAGATGGATCTACAAGCCGTAGTAGCCGCAGTCGCAAAAAACTCaaagctgggaaaaagaaaaagaaag GTGAGGAGGACTCCACAGTGGCTGTGGATGGCTATGAGACTGATCACCAGGACTACTGTGAGGTATGCCAGCAGGGTGGAGAGATTATTCTGTGTGATACCTGCCCTCGTGCCTACCACATGGTTTGCCTGGACCCAGACATGGAGAAAGCCCCAGAGGGCAAATGGAGCTGCCCGCACTGT GAAAAAGAGGGTATTCAGTGGGAGGCAAAGGAGGATAACTCTGAAGGTGAGGAAATCCTGGAGGATGTTGTGGGGGatgctgaggaagaggatgaCCACCATATGGAGTTCTGTAGAGTCTGCAAGGATGGaggagagctgctgtgctgtgatgCCTGTCCTTCATCCTATCACATCCACTGTCTGAATCCCCCATTGCCAGAGATTCCCAATGGAGAGTGGCTATGTCCTCGCTGCACT TGCCCAGCTTTAAAAGGAAAGGTGCAGAAGATCTTGATCTGGAAATGGGGTCAGCCCCCAGTTGGCCCCCCGCCACCACGTCCACCTGATGCAGACCCTAATGCTCCTCCCCCTAAGCCGCTGGAGGGTCGGCCTGAAAGGCAGTTCTTTGTCAAATGGCAGGGCATGTCCTACTGGCACTGCTCTTGGGTGTCGGAGTTGCAG ctggagctgcactGCCAGGTCATGTTTCGTAACTATCAACGCAAAAATGATATGGATGAGCCACCCTCAGGGGACTTcggaggggaagaggagaaaagccggaagagaaaaaacaaggacCCCAAATATGCTGAGATGGAGGAGCGCTTCTATAGATATGGGATCAAGCCTGAGTGGATGATGATCCACAGGATCCTTAATCATAG TGTGGATAAGAAGGGAAACGTCCACTACTTGATTAAATGGAGAGACCTACCCTATGACCAGGCATCCTGGGAAAGCGAAGATGTGGATATCCAAGATTATGACCTCTACAAGCAAGCCTACTGGAATCACAG GGAGCTGATGAGAGGTGAAGAGGGCAGGCCTGGTAAGAAGTTAAAGAAAGTGAAGATGCGGAAACTGGAAAGGCCCCCTGAGACTCCCACAGTAGAT CCCACAGTGAAATATGACCGGCAACCGGAGTACCTCGATGTAACAGGGGGGACCTTGCATCCCTACCAACTGGAAGGACTGAACTGGCTGCGCTTCTCTTGGGCTCAGGGCACAGATACAATCTTGGCTGATGAAATGGGTCTGGGAAAGACTGTGCAGACAGCTGTGTTCCTGTATTCCTTATACAAAGAG GGCCACTCAAAGGGTCCCTTCTTGGTGAGTGCCCCGCTGTCCACAATCATCAACTGGGAGCGAGAATTTGAGATGTGGGCCCCAGATATGTATGTAGTGACCTATGTGGGGGACAAAGACAGCCGGGCCATCATCCGTGAGAACGAGTTCACTTTTGAGGATAATGCCATACGTGGAGGCAAAAAAGCATCCAGAATGAAG aaggaGGCTGCTGTGAAGTTCCACGTGCTTCTCACGTCCTATGAACTAATCACAATTGATATGGCCATACTAGGCTCTATCGACTGGGCCTGTCTCATTGTGGATGAAGCTCACAGACTGAAGAACAATCAGTCGAAG TTCTTCCGTGTGCTGAATGGTTACTCCCTCcagcacaagctgctgcttACAGGAACTCCCCTGCAGAACAACCTGGAAGAACTGTTCCACCTGCTGAACTTCCTGACGCCAGAGAGATTCCA TAACTTGGAGGGCTTCCTAGAAGAGTTTGCAGATATTGCCAAGGAAGATCAGATCAAGAAGCTGCATGACATGCTGGGCCCACACATGCTGAGGCGTCTCAAAGCTGATGTTTTCAAGAATATGCCATCTAAGACTGAACTCATTGTCAGAGTGGAGTTGAGCCCCATGCAGAA gaaatattataaatacattttgacaAGAAATTTTGAGGCACTGAATGCACGGGGTGGTGGTAACCAAGTCTCCTTGCTCAATGTTGTTATGGATCTGAAGAAATGCTGTAACCACCCCTACCTCTTCCCTGTAGCTGCTATG gAAGCTCCAAAAATGCCGAACGGCATGTATGACGGTAGTGCTCTTATTCGAGCCTCTGGAAAGCTGTTGCTGCTCCAGAAGATGTTGAAGAACCTCAAGGAAGGAGGTCACAGGGTACTCATATTCTCTCAG ATGACTAAAATGTTGGACCTTCTAGAAGATTTTTTGGAACATGAAGGGTACAAATATGAGCGGATTGATGGAGGAATCACAGGGAACATGCGTCAGGAGGCTATTGATCGCTTCAATG CTCCTGGTGCTCAgcagttctgctttctgctttcgACTCGAGCTGGGGGTCTTGGCATTAACTTGGCCACAGCAGATACTGTGATTATCTACGATTCAGACTGGAACCCCCACAATGATATCCAG GCCTTCAGTCGTGCACACAGAATTGGACAGAACAAGAAAGTGATGATATACCGCTTTGTGACAAGGGCCTCAGTGGAGGAGCGTATCACTCAGGTGGCCAAGAAGAAAATGATGCTAACTCATCTGGTAGTGAGACCAGGGTTGGGCTCCAAGACAGGCTCCATGTCCAAACAGGAACTTGATGACATTCTCAAATTTGGCACTGAAGAGCTCTTCAAGGATGAGGCTACTGAGGGGG GGGATAACAAAGAAGGTGAGGACAGCAGTGTCATCCACTACGATGACAAAGCAATTGAGCGTCTGTTGGATCGGAACCAGGATGAAACAGAAGATACAGAACTTCAGGGCATGAATGAGTATCTCAGCTCCTTCAAGGTGGCCCAGTATGTGGTTCGTGAAGAGGAGATGGGG gaggaagaggaggttgAACGGGAGATCATTAAGCAGGAGGAATCGGTGGATCCTGATTACTGGGAGAAACTGCTGCGTCACCATtatgaacagcagcaggaggatcTGGCCAGGAATCTGGGCAAGGGCAAGCGTATTCGCAAGCAAGTTAACTACAATGATGGCTCGCAGGAGGATAGAG actggCAGGATGACCAGTCAGATAATCAGTCAGACTATTCAGTTGCTTCTGAAGAAGGAGACGAGGACTTTGATGAGAGGTCTGAAG CAGCTCGTCGGCCTAGCCGCAAAGGCCTGAGAAATGATAAGGATAAGCCTCTGCCTCCCTTACTTGCCCGTGTGGGAGGGAACATTGAG GTCTTGGGTTTCAATGCCCGCCAGCGGAAAGCCTTCCTCAATGCTATCATGCGCTATGGAATGCCACCTCAGGATGCCTTCACCACTCAGTGGCTTGTTCGGGACCTCCGTGGCAAGTCAGAGAAAGAGTTCAA GGCTTATGTCTCGCTGTTCATGCGCCACTTATGTGAACCTGGAGCTGATGGTGCAGAGACCTTTGCAGATGGGGTCCCACGGGAAGGTCTTTCTCGACAGCATGTCCTTACTCGCATTGGGGTCATGTCACTTATACGCAAAAAG GTGCAGGAATTTGAGCATGTGAATGGCCGCTGGAGTATGCCAGAGCTGGCAGAGATAGAAGAGAACAAGAAACTTTCACAGCCAAGCTCGCCGTCTCCGAAAACTCCAACTCCTTCAACACCAGGGGACACGCAGCCCAATACGCCTGCCCCTGTCCCTCCAGCTG AAGAAGGAGTAAAGGTAGAAGAAGGCACCAGTGCTAAGGAGCAAGGAGAGTCATCTGAACCGGAGAAAGAGCTTGGTGCCTCTGCTACTGAAACAGAGGTCCCGATGGAG CAGTGCACCCAGCCTGTGGAGACACCGCCACAGGAAGCAAAATCCCCGGTGAACCCCGCAGAAGCGgatgaaaaaaaagtagaggAGCCAGAAGTGAAGGAAAGACCAGATGAGCCAATGGAAGTAGAAAGCAAAG CTGACCTGGAGAAAGTGGAAGACAGAGCACCTATTGAGAATGCCCCTGAACCTCCTATAATCACTCTGGATGAAAAAG ATGAGAAAAAGGATGACGATAAGAGAGATGTGGTGATGCTGCAGAATGGAGAGATGCTGAAAGAGTCAGTAGATGAAAGGCACAAGAAGGCAGTAAAGCAGCGCTTCATGTTCAACATAGCAGATGGCGGTTTCACTG AACTCCACTCCCTGTGGCAGAATGAAGAGCGGGCTGCAACTGTCACAAAGAAGACCTACGAGATCTGGCATCGGCGTCACGACTACTGGCTTCTTGCTGGGATTATCAA TCATGGCTATGCCCGTTGGCAGGATATTCAGAATGATCCACGTTACGCCATCCTCAATGAACCCTTCAAGGGTGAGATGAACAGGGGTAACTTCCTGGAAATAAAGAATAAGTTCTTGGCAAGGAGATTTAAG CTCCTGGAGCAAGCACTGGTGATAGAGGAGCAGCTGCGGCGAGCTGCCTATCTGAACATGTCAGAAGACCCATCTCACCCATCTATGGCTCTGAACACGCGCTTTGCGGAGGTGGAATGCCTGGCTGAGAGCCACCAGCACCTATCCAAGGAGTCAATGGCTGGGAATAAACCAGCCAATGCTGTGCTGCACAAAG TTctgaagcagctggaggagctttTGAGTGACATGAAGGCAGATGTGACTCGTTTGCCTGCCACCATTGCCCGTATCCCACCTGTAGCAGTGCGCCTCCAGATGTCAGAACGCAACATCCTCAGCCGGCTGGCCAACCGCAGCAGCGAgccccctccaccaccacctccccaaCAA GTGGCCCAGCAGCAGTGA
- the CHD4 gene encoding chromodomain-helicase-DNA-binding protein 4 isoform X5 codes for MASAIGSPSPCSGGSDDDEMEILLNNAIPQHPEPEEEPEEELLSEAETPKIKKKKKPKKLKEPKVPKLSKRQKKELGDSSGEGNEFVEEEEEVLRSDSEGSDYTPGKKKKKKLGPKKEKKNKAKRKEEEEEEEEDDDSKEPKSSAQLLEDWGMEDIDHVFTEEDYRTLTNYKAFSQFVRPLIAAKNPKIAVSKMMMVLGAKWREFSTNNPFKGSSGASVAAAAAAAVAVVESMVTNVDAVLPQPPVDVPLRKAKTKEGKGPNARRKPKASPRIPDIKKPKTKKVAPLKIKLGGFGSKRKRSSSEDDDLDVESDFDDASINSYSVSDGSTSRSSRSRKKLKAGKKKKKGEEDSTVAVDGYETDHQDYCEVCQQGGEIILCDTCPRAYHMVCLDPDMEKAPEGKWSCPHCEKEGIQWEAKEDNSEGEEILEDVVGDAEEEDDHHMEFCRVCKDGGELLCCDACPSSYHIHCLNPPLPEIPNGEWLCPRCTCPALKGKVQKILIWKWGQPPVGPPPPRPPDADPNAPPPKPLEGRPERQFFVKWQGMSYWHCSWVSELQLELHCQVMFRNYQRKNDMDEPPSGDFGGEEEKSRKRKNKDPKYAEMEERFYRYGIKPEWMMIHRILNHSVDKKGNVHYLIKWRDLPYDQASWESEDVDIQDYDLYKQAYWNHRELMRGEEGRPGKKLKKVKMRKLERPPETPTVDPTVKYDRQPEYLDVTGGTLHPYQLEGLNWLRFSWAQGTDTILADEMGLGKTVQTAVFLYSLYKEGHSKGPFLVSAPLSTIINWEREFEMWAPDMYVVTYVGDKDSRAIIRENEFTFEDNAIRGGKKASRMKKEAAVKFHVLLTSYELITIDMAILGSIDWACLIVDEAHRLKNNQSKFFRVLNGYSLQHKLLLTGTPLQNNLEELFHLLNFLTPERFHNLEGFLEEFADIAKEDQIKKLHDMLGPHMLRRLKADVFKNMPSKTELIVRVELSPMQKKYYKYILTRNFEALNARGGGNQVSLLNVVMDLKKCCNHPYLFPVAAMEAPKMPNGMYDGSALIRASGKLLLLQKMLKNLKEGGHRVLIFSQMTKMLDLLEDFLEHEGYKYERIDGGITGNMRQEAIDRFNAPGAQQFCFLLSTRAGGLGINLATADTVIIYDSDWNPHNDIQAFSRAHRIGQNKKVMIYRFVTRASVEERITQVAKKKMMLTHLVVRPGLGSKTGSMSKQELDDILKFGTEELFKDEATEGGDNKEGEDSSVIHYDDKAIERLLDRNQDETEDTELQGMNEYLSSFKVAQYVVREEEMGEEEEVEREIIKQEESVDPDYWEKLLRHHYEQQQEDLARNLGKGKRIRKQVNYNDGSQEDRGSRAVFLSDWQDDQSDNQSDYSVASEEGDEDFDERSEARRPSRKGLRNDKDKPLPPLLARVGGNIEVLGFNARQRKAFLNAIMRYGMPPQDAFTTQWLVRDLRGKSEKEFKAYVSLFMRHLCEPGADGAETFADGVPREGLSRQHVLTRIGVMSLIRKKVQEFEHVNGRWSMPELAEIEENKKLSQPSSPSPKTPTPSTPGDTQPNTPAPVPPAEEGVKVEEGTSAKEQGESSEPEKELGASATETEVPMEQCTQPVETPPQEAKSPVNPAEADEKKVEEPEVKERPDEPMEVESKADLEKVEDRAPIENAPEPPIITLDEKDEKKDDDKRDVVMLQNGEMLKESVDERHKKAVKQRFMFNIADGGFTELHSLWQNEERAATVTKKTYEIWHRRHDYWLLAGIINHGYARWQDIQNDPRYAILNEPFKGEMNRGNFLEIKNKFLARRFKLLEQALVIEEQLRRAAYLNMSEDPSHPSMALNTRFAEVECLAESHQHLSKESMAGNKPANAVLHKVLKQLEELLSDMKADVTRLPATIARIPPVAVRLQMSERNILSRLANRSSEPPPPPPPQQVAQQQ; via the exons GAGCCGAAGTCATCTGCTCAGCTTCTTGAAGACTGGGGCATGGAGGATATTGATCATGTCTTCACAGAGGAGGATTACCGCACTCTCACCAATTACAAAGCTTTCAGCCAGTTTGTCAG GCCACTTATTGCAGCCAAGAACCCTAAAATAGCAGTGTCGAAGATGATGATGGTACTGGGAGCCAAATGGAGGGAGTTTAGCACGAACAACCCCTTCAAGGGGAGTTCAGGTGCatctgtggcagctgctgcagctgcagctgttgcaGTGGTGGAAAGCATGGTGACAAATGTGGATGCTGTCCTGCCGCAGCCCCCTGTAGATGTGCCGCTCAGGAAAGCCAAGACAAAGGAGGGCAAAG GACCCAATGCCCGGCGGAAGCCAAAGGCCAGTCCTCGTATTCCTGATATCAAGAAACCTAAAACAAAGAAGGTGGCACCTTTGAAGATCAAACTGGGAGGATTTGGTTCCAAGCGTAAAAGGTCATCG AGTGAAGATGATGATCTGGATGTGGAGTCAGACTTTGATGATGCCAGCATCAACAGCTACTCTGTTTCAGATGGATCTACAAGCCGTAGTAGCCGCAGTCGCAAAAAACTCaaagctgggaaaaagaaaaagaaag GTGAGGAGGACTCCACAGTGGCTGTGGATGGCTATGAGACTGATCACCAGGACTACTGTGAGGTATGCCAGCAGGGTGGAGAGATTATTCTGTGTGATACCTGCCCTCGTGCCTACCACATGGTTTGCCTGGACCCAGACATGGAGAAAGCCCCAGAGGGCAAATGGAGCTGCCCGCACTGT GAAAAAGAGGGTATTCAGTGGGAGGCAAAGGAGGATAACTCTGAAGGTGAGGAAATCCTGGAGGATGTTGTGGGGGatgctgaggaagaggatgaCCACCATATGGAGTTCTGTAGAGTCTGCAAGGATGGaggagagctgctgtgctgtgatgCCTGTCCTTCATCCTATCACATCCACTGTCTGAATCCCCCATTGCCAGAGATTCCCAATGGAGAGTGGCTATGTCCTCGCTGCACT TGCCCAGCTTTAAAAGGAAAGGTGCAGAAGATCTTGATCTGGAAATGGGGTCAGCCCCCAGTTGGCCCCCCGCCACCACGTCCACCTGATGCAGACCCTAATGCTCCTCCCCCTAAGCCGCTGGAGGGTCGGCCTGAAAGGCAGTTCTTTGTCAAATGGCAGGGCATGTCCTACTGGCACTGCTCTTGGGTGTCGGAGTTGCAG ctggagctgcactGCCAGGTCATGTTTCGTAACTATCAACGCAAAAATGATATGGATGAGCCACCCTCAGGGGACTTcggaggggaagaggagaaaagccggaagagaaaaaacaaggacCCCAAATATGCTGAGATGGAGGAGCGCTTCTATAGATATGGGATCAAGCCTGAGTGGATGATGATCCACAGGATCCTTAATCATAG TGTGGATAAGAAGGGAAACGTCCACTACTTGATTAAATGGAGAGACCTACCCTATGACCAGGCATCCTGGGAAAGCGAAGATGTGGATATCCAAGATTATGACCTCTACAAGCAAGCCTACTGGAATCACAG GGAGCTGATGAGAGGTGAAGAGGGCAGGCCTGGTAAGAAGTTAAAGAAAGTGAAGATGCGGAAACTGGAAAGGCCCCCTGAGACTCCCACAGTAGAT CCCACAGTGAAATATGACCGGCAACCGGAGTACCTCGATGTAACAGGGGGGACCTTGCATCCCTACCAACTGGAAGGACTGAACTGGCTGCGCTTCTCTTGGGCTCAGGGCACAGATACAATCTTGGCTGATGAAATGGGTCTGGGAAAGACTGTGCAGACAGCTGTGTTCCTGTATTCCTTATACAAAGAG GGCCACTCAAAGGGTCCCTTCTTGGTGAGTGCCCCGCTGTCCACAATCATCAACTGGGAGCGAGAATTTGAGATGTGGGCCCCAGATATGTATGTAGTGACCTATGTGGGGGACAAAGACAGCCGGGCCATCATCCGTGAGAACGAGTTCACTTTTGAGGATAATGCCATACGTGGAGGCAAAAAAGCATCCAGAATGAAG aaggaGGCTGCTGTGAAGTTCCACGTGCTTCTCACGTCCTATGAACTAATCACAATTGATATGGCCATACTAGGCTCTATCGACTGGGCCTGTCTCATTGTGGATGAAGCTCACAGACTGAAGAACAATCAGTCGAAG TTCTTCCGTGTGCTGAATGGTTACTCCCTCcagcacaagctgctgcttACAGGAACTCCCCTGCAGAACAACCTGGAAGAACTGTTCCACCTGCTGAACTTCCTGACGCCAGAGAGATTCCA TAACTTGGAGGGCTTCCTAGAAGAGTTTGCAGATATTGCCAAGGAAGATCAGATCAAGAAGCTGCATGACATGCTGGGCCCACACATGCTGAGGCGTCTCAAAGCTGATGTTTTCAAGAATATGCCATCTAAGACTGAACTCATTGTCAGAGTGGAGTTGAGCCCCATGCAGAA gaaatattataaatacattttgacaAGAAATTTTGAGGCACTGAATGCACGGGGTGGTGGTAACCAAGTCTCCTTGCTCAATGTTGTTATGGATCTGAAGAAATGCTGTAACCACCCCTACCTCTTCCCTGTAGCTGCTATG gAAGCTCCAAAAATGCCGAACGGCATGTATGACGGTAGTGCTCTTATTCGAGCCTCTGGAAAGCTGTTGCTGCTCCAGAAGATGTTGAAGAACCTCAAGGAAGGAGGTCACAGGGTACTCATATTCTCTCAG ATGACTAAAATGTTGGACCTTCTAGAAGATTTTTTGGAACATGAAGGGTACAAATATGAGCGGATTGATGGAGGAATCACAGGGAACATGCGTCAGGAGGCTATTGATCGCTTCAATG CTCCTGGTGCTCAgcagttctgctttctgctttcgACTCGAGCTGGGGGTCTTGGCATTAACTTGGCCACAGCAGATACTGTGATTATCTACGATTCAGACTGGAACCCCCACAATGATATCCAG GCCTTCAGTCGTGCACACAGAATTGGACAGAACAAGAAAGTGATGATATACCGCTTTGTGACAAGGGCCTCAGTGGAGGAGCGTATCACTCAGGTGGCCAAGAAGAAAATGATGCTAACTCATCTGGTAGTGAGACCAGGGTTGGGCTCCAAGACAGGCTCCATGTCCAAACAGGAACTTGATGACATTCTCAAATTTGGCACTGAAGAGCTCTTCAAGGATGAGGCTACTGAGGGGG GGGATAACAAAGAAGGTGAGGACAGCAGTGTCATCCACTACGATGACAAAGCAATTGAGCGTCTGTTGGATCGGAACCAGGATGAAACAGAAGATACAGAACTTCAGGGCATGAATGAGTATCTCAGCTCCTTCAAGGTGGCCCAGTATGTGGTTCGTGAAGAGGAGATGGGG gaggaagaggaggttgAACGGGAGATCATTAAGCAGGAGGAATCGGTGGATCCTGATTACTGGGAGAAACTGCTGCGTCACCATtatgaacagcagcaggaggatcTGGCCAGGAATCTGGGCAAGGGCAAGCGTATTCGCAAGCAAGTTAACTACAATGATGGCTCGCAGGAGGATAGAG GCTCAcgtgctgtttttctttcagactggCAGGATGACCAGTCAGATAATCAGTCAGACTATTCAGTTGCTTCTGAAGAAGGAGACGAGGACTTTGATGAGAGGTCTGAAG CTCGTCGGCCTAGCCGCAAAGGCCTGAGAAATGATAAGGATAAGCCTCTGCCTCCCTTACTTGCCCGTGTGGGAGGGAACATTGAG GTCTTGGGTTTCAATGCCCGCCAGCGGAAAGCCTTCCTCAATGCTATCATGCGCTATGGAATGCCACCTCAGGATGCCTTCACCACTCAGTGGCTTGTTCGGGACCTCCGTGGCAAGTCAGAGAAAGAGTTCAA GGCTTATGTCTCGCTGTTCATGCGCCACTTATGTGAACCTGGAGCTGATGGTGCAGAGACCTTTGCAGATGGGGTCCCACGGGAAGGTCTTTCTCGACAGCATGTCCTTACTCGCATTGGGGTCATGTCACTTATACGCAAAAAG GTGCAGGAATTTGAGCATGTGAATGGCCGCTGGAGTATGCCAGAGCTGGCAGAGATAGAAGAGAACAAGAAACTTTCACAGCCAAGCTCGCCGTCTCCGAAAACTCCAACTCCTTCAACACCAGGGGACACGCAGCCCAATACGCCTGCCCCTGTCCCTCCAGCTG AAGAAGGAGTAAAGGTAGAAGAAGGCACCAGTGCTAAGGAGCAAGGAGAGTCATCTGAACCGGAGAAAGAGCTTGGTGCCTCTGCTACTGAAACAGAGGTCCCGATGGAG CAGTGCACCCAGCCTGTGGAGACACCGCCACAGGAAGCAAAATCCCCGGTGAACCCCGCAGAAGCGgatgaaaaaaaagtagaggAGCCAGAAGTGAAGGAAAGACCAGATGAGCCAATGGAAGTAGAAAGCAAAG CTGACCTGGAGAAAGTGGAAGACAGAGCACCTATTGAGAATGCCCCTGAACCTCCTATAATCACTCTGGATGAAAAAG ATGAGAAAAAGGATGACGATAAGAGAGATGTGGTGATGCTGCAGAATGGAGAGATGCTGAAAGAGTCAGTAGATGAAAGGCACAAGAAGGCAGTAAAGCAGCGCTTCATGTTCAACATAGCAGATGGCGGTTTCACTG AACTCCACTCCCTGTGGCAGAATGAAGAGCGGGCTGCAACTGTCACAAAGAAGACCTACGAGATCTGGCATCGGCGTCACGACTACTGGCTTCTTGCTGGGATTATCAA TCATGGCTATGCCCGTTGGCAGGATATTCAGAATGATCCACGTTACGCCATCCTCAATGAACCCTTCAAGGGTGAGATGAACAGGGGTAACTTCCTGGAAATAAAGAATAAGTTCTTGGCAAGGAGATTTAAG CTCCTGGAGCAAGCACTGGTGATAGAGGAGCAGCTGCGGCGAGCTGCCTATCTGAACATGTCAGAAGACCCATCTCACCCATCTATGGCTCTGAACACGCGCTTTGCGGAGGTGGAATGCCTGGCTGAGAGCCACCAGCACCTATCCAAGGAGTCAATGGCTGGGAATAAACCAGCCAATGCTGTGCTGCACAAAG TTctgaagcagctggaggagctttTGAGTGACATGAAGGCAGATGTGACTCGTTTGCCTGCCACCATTGCCCGTATCCCACCTGTAGCAGTGCGCCTCCAGATGTCAGAACGCAACATCCTCAGCCGGCTGGCCAACCGCAGCAGCGAgccccctccaccaccacctccccaaCAA GTGGCCCAGCAGCAGTGA